A stretch of DNA from Halorubrum sp. BOL3-1:
AGACCGATTATCCCGTACCCGCCGAGCAGGCGCATGAGCGCGGTCCTGATCCCGGTCGACTCCTCGGCGCCGCCAGCGAACAGCACGAGGGGTTCGTCCGCGGCCGTGTACACGTCCATCTCGCGCCCCTTCTCGGAGTAAGCGGTGTCGACGACGTCGACGAGGTCGGCGTCGTCGAGCCGCGAGAGGTGATACTGGACGTTCTGGAGGGACGTGTCGACCTCGTTCGCGAGTTCTGACTTGGTCGCCGGGCGGTCGTGGAGCGTCGAGAGGATCGACCTGGCGGTCTCGGAGCCGAGGGCGGCGATGAGGTCGTCCGCCTCGTCGTCGTCGACGCCGACGACCCTGGGTTCGCGCTCCTCGGGGGTCGCGTCCGGCAGGGAGGGCAACAGCCGGGACATGTGCTGTCGTGAGGCGCCTGAGGATACAAACTTATTGGATCGTCG
This window harbors:
- a CDS encoding helix-turn-helix domain-containing protein, translated to MSRLLPSLPDATPEEREPRVVGVDDDEADDLIAALGSETARSILSTLHDRPATKSELANEVDTSLQNVQYHLSRLDDADLVDVVDTAYSEKGREMDVYTAADEPLVLFAGGAEESTGIRTALMRLLGGYGIIGLAAVAAQRLLAVGSLRGEYLAGGGPGAGGGDDAGTATTDGEGGAGGDGADGPTVESTPEPDAGADASDGVIELVGDPLAEYAVSLVEPGIVFFLGAALVFTLAWAYWYRASK